A genomic region of Microscilla marina ATCC 23134 contains the following coding sequences:
- a CDS encoding J domain-containing protein — translation MLSEKFFRILKANVNDLMDRLDNVNLGKVGKDLDTFLDKVFPDPEERREFERKYQSQKQKEEDEWRKKYNYYQQKAKSQQNTYNDYFRNQYQGFQNNFTAGLDGKYYDALEIKPGASFDEIKSAYKKVMKKYHPDKYHSDPEKYKYAQQISQKINEAYAHFKKKFGKS, via the coding sequence ATGTTAAGTGAAAAATTTTTCAGAATATTAAAAGCTAACGTAAACGACCTGATGGACAGGTTGGACAATGTAAACCTGGGCAAAGTGGGCAAAGACCTGGATACTTTTTTAGACAAGGTTTTCCCTGATCCCGAAGAGCGAAGAGAGTTTGAACGCAAGTACCAATCTCAGAAACAAAAAGAGGAAGACGAATGGCGTAAAAAATATAACTATTACCAACAAAAAGCTAAAAGTCAACAAAACACTTATAACGACTATTTCCGCAACCAATACCAAGGCTTTCAAAATAACTTCACGGCGGGGCTAGACGGCAAATACTACGACGCACTGGAGATAAAACCTGGGGCTTCATTTGACGAAATAAAGTCGGCTTATAAAAAGGTAATGAAAAAATACCATCCCGATAAATATCACAGTGACCCCGAAAAATATAAATACGCCCAACAAATTTCTCAGAAAATAAATGAGGCTTACGCTCATTTTAAGAAGAAGTTTGGAAAATCATAA
- a CDS encoding serine hydrolase translates to MIKTNRFLLLFVTSCLLSVASFAQQDKAVAKKLKGVDQYIRKAMKDWKVPGVAMVVVQNGKVVYQKGYGYRNVEKKLPVTNQTMFAIGSSSKAFTAASVCQLVDDGKLELDKPVKDYLPDFKMYDDYVTAHMTPRDLLCHRSGLPRHDLVWYGSDYSREKMYQNLHHLEPTMGFREGWQYQNLMFMTAGYLVGQVSGSTWEKAVARRIFKPLGMTSSNFSIEKMKGASDVALGYDEEKEKLKVLPYRNIDAVGPAGSINSNTNDMAKWLIMQLGKGKYKGKEVVSAGMLKQMHSPASLVPGNASKYSSHVSYGLGWFISTYRGQLLIDHGGNIDGFSAIVALMPRKKTGIVILTNKNGTPITRIIRNKVLDRLAGLEEVDWSKKGLDRLAKRKASLKKAKKNKKTDQIKGTKPSRKLQHYTGKFRQAAYGDMVVVLKDKQLRVKYHSFDVPLKHYHYDVFELASSAFKGVKVVFNSNAKGKIDKVSAQLQAGIAPIVFERHKAQVNLSKAALSLYTGKYSLNGTTVKVWSRNNQLMVSLPGQPDWELVSLKKPHTFDFKDKRLKGYQMVFTVKKGTATEVTFHQPNGVFTAKKKK, encoded by the coding sequence ATGATTAAAACCAACCGATTTCTATTATTATTTGTAACCTCGTGCCTACTGAGTGTTGCGTCGTTTGCCCAACAAGACAAAGCTGTAGCAAAAAAACTGAAAGGAGTAGATCAGTACATTCGCAAGGCAATGAAAGATTGGAAAGTACCTGGTGTAGCAATGGTAGTGGTGCAGAATGGCAAAGTGGTATATCAGAAAGGGTACGGCTACCGCAATGTAGAAAAAAAGTTGCCCGTGACCAACCAAACTATGTTTGCTATAGGTTCAAGTAGCAAAGCTTTTACCGCTGCCAGTGTATGTCAACTGGTAGACGATGGCAAGCTTGAACTAGATAAGCCCGTAAAAGATTACTTGCCCGATTTTAAAATGTATGACGACTACGTAACCGCACATATGACACCCCGCGACTTGCTTTGTCACCGCTCAGGGTTACCTCGCCACGACCTGGTATGGTATGGCAGTGATTATTCAAGAGAGAAAATGTACCAAAACCTACACCACCTTGAGCCTACCATGGGTTTTCGGGAAGGTTGGCAGTATCAAAATCTGATGTTTATGACAGCGGGATATTTGGTAGGGCAAGTGTCGGGAAGTACCTGGGAGAAAGCAGTAGCGCGTCGTATTTTTAAGCCCTTGGGAATGACCAGTTCTAATTTTTCGATAGAGAAAATGAAAGGAGCAAGTGATGTAGCCCTGGGTTATGACGAAGAAAAAGAAAAGCTTAAGGTATTGCCTTACCGTAACATCGATGCAGTTGGACCCGCTGGTTCGATCAACTCTAACACCAACGATATGGCGAAGTGGTTGATTATGCAGCTAGGTAAAGGAAAGTACAAAGGCAAAGAGGTAGTGTCGGCTGGTATGCTTAAGCAAATGCACAGCCCAGCCAGCCTGGTGCCTGGCAATGCCAGTAAATATTCGTCGCACGTTAGCTATGGCTTGGGGTGGTTTATAAGTACCTATAGAGGGCAATTGTTGATAGACCACGGTGGAAATATTGATGGTTTTTCGGCAATAGTGGCATTAATGCCCCGCAAGAAAACCGGAATAGTGATTTTGACCAACAAAAATGGCACTCCTATTACCCGGATTATTCGCAACAAAGTGTTGGATCGTTTGGCGGGGTTAGAAGAGGTAGACTGGAGCAAAAAAGGATTGGATAGGTTAGCCAAAAGAAAAGCCTCTTTGAAAAAAGCGAAGAAAAACAAAAAAACTGACCAAATCAAAGGCACCAAACCTTCGCGTAAGCTCCAACACTACACTGGCAAGTTTCGCCAGGCGGCTTATGGCGATATGGTAGTTGTATTGAAGGACAAGCAGTTAAGGGTTAAGTATCACTCTTTTGATGTGCCATTGAAACACTACCACTATGATGTTTTTGAATTGGCAAGCAGTGCTTTTAAAGGGGTAAAGGTAGTGTTTAACAGCAATGCTAAAGGTAAGATAGACAAGGTGTCTGCTCAGCTGCAGGCAGGCATTGCCCCCATTGTGTTTGAACGCCACAAAGCCCAGGTAAACTTAAGCAAAGCTGCGCTTAGTTTGTACACTGGAAAGTATTCGTTGAATGGGACTACAGTAAAGGTATGGAGCCGCAACAATCAACTGATGGTGAGTTTGCCGGGGCAACCCGATTGGGAGTTGGTGTCATTGAAAAAGCCGCATACTTTTGATTTTAAAGACAAAAGACTGAAGGGGTATCAAATGGTTTTTACGGTGAAAAAAGGCACCGCAACTGAGGTTACTTTTCATCAACCCAATGGTGTCTTTACAGCTAAGAAAAAGAAATAG
- a CDS encoding 7TM diverse intracellular signaling domain-containing protein, whose protein sequence is MTSLVGYGQATRHVMAIQDKGKMSLIGEKTYFLKDEGGKLSLRDILKPQHQKKFQQIKQDVFTHPATNAVFWFKFTLENQTKKDLWLEIGSPFDTWYADFYAPTAARVYPAPKLLGALRPQENNEYPSNYYCVLLVEKNDSTAKTYYLKVSGKMPHTRILRVGTVQALARHSNVYLYALAIFTGLLLGMIIYNGFLFYAIKERVYLIYTLMLVMFLVTTPFENGYPLFYSDWLWHNFIVWDNIGFVTGTLFATYYLKLATTARRFYYWLWFLTFLGFGVLGVLNLFNLVSLPVLLELSQVIILIFVFSLLFCGIYLWVKGNQNARLYTLAWVFFIISICLFIFTINGFLPVNWFTQNIIYVGVSSEVLIFGLALGHQYNMLKQEKEAMQERNMQLIAKQNEVLEQKVKEKTQGLQNANEELVTSNEELLQSQEEIAAQRDQLEMNHKLITQSITAAKNIQQATLPSEQYIQTFIQHHFILYKPRDIVSGDFYWLESVDNKLFLIAVDCTGHGVPGAFMSMVANTLLDNIIKVNKVFDPAEILTNLHEEIRQGLNQEQTGNNSGMDVALVRLHNYTQNQVNVEFAGAKRSLIYIPAGTPDLLELKGTRRSIGGVQINTDAFETHQVILPQGSYLYFGSDGLADQNNKKRKKFGEKRLKQFIRDHHLLALDQQKQLLEQALLKHMEGTKQRDDILWIGMQV, encoded by the coding sequence ATGACTTCGCTGGTTGGCTATGGGCAGGCTACGCGTCATGTAATGGCTATTCAAGACAAGGGTAAGATGTCATTGATAGGAGAAAAAACCTACTTTTTGAAAGATGAAGGGGGCAAGCTGAGCCTTCGTGATATTTTAAAGCCCCAGCACCAGAAAAAGTTCCAACAAATTAAACAAGATGTTTTTACCCATCCTGCGACTAATGCAGTTTTTTGGTTTAAGTTTACATTAGAAAACCAAACAAAAAAAGACCTCTGGCTGGAAATAGGCAGCCCTTTTGATACCTGGTACGCCGATTTCTATGCGCCTACTGCTGCCAGGGTGTACCCTGCACCCAAACTGCTGGGAGCTTTACGCCCCCAGGAAAACAATGAATACCCATCTAATTATTATTGTGTGTTGTTGGTAGAAAAAAACGACTCTACAGCCAAAACTTATTACTTGAAAGTGTCGGGCAAAATGCCTCATACCCGCATATTGAGGGTAGGAACGGTTCAGGCACTGGCACGCCATAGCAATGTTTATTTGTATGCATTAGCTATTTTTACAGGGCTTCTGTTAGGCATGATTATTTATAATGGTTTTTTGTTTTATGCGATCAAAGAGCGGGTGTACCTTATTTACACCTTGATGTTGGTCATGTTCTTGGTGACTACGCCATTTGAGAATGGCTACCCTTTGTTTTATAGTGACTGGCTTTGGCACAACTTCATTGTTTGGGACAATATCGGCTTTGTTACAGGTACTTTGTTTGCAACTTATTACCTCAAGCTTGCCACTACTGCACGTAGGTTTTACTATTGGTTATGGTTTCTAACCTTTCTGGGTTTTGGAGTTTTAGGGGTGCTCAACCTTTTCAATTTGGTTTCATTACCAGTACTGCTTGAGCTTAGCCAAGTCATCATACTCATTTTTGTGTTTAGCTTGTTGTTTTGTGGGATTTACCTGTGGGTCAAGGGCAACCAAAATGCGCGGTTATATACTCTTGCCTGGGTGTTTTTTATTATATCTATTTGCCTGTTTATTTTCACGATCAATGGTTTTTTGCCTGTAAATTGGTTTACCCAAAATATTATTTATGTAGGTGTATCGTCTGAAGTGTTGATTTTTGGTCTTGCGCTGGGGCACCAATACAATATGCTCAAGCAAGAAAAAGAAGCCATGCAAGAGCGAAATATGCAACTAATAGCGAAGCAAAATGAAGTATTGGAACAAAAAGTAAAAGAAAAAACGCAGGGGTTACAAAACGCCAACGAAGAATTGGTTACCAGCAATGAGGAGTTGTTGCAAAGCCAGGAAGAAATAGCAGCCCAACGCGACCAATTGGAAATGAACCACAAGCTGATTACCCAAAGCATTACTGCAGCCAAAAATATACAGCAAGCCACCTTGCCTTCCGAACAATACATCCAAACCTTTATTCAACATCACTTTATACTTTATAAACCACGTGACATTGTGTCTGGAGACTTTTATTGGCTGGAGTCAGTGGATAATAAGCTATTTTTAATTGCAGTAGATTGTACTGGGCATGGGGTGCCTGGGGCTTTTATGAGTATGGTGGCCAATACATTGTTAGACAACATTATCAAGGTAAACAAGGTGTTTGATCCTGCCGAAATTTTGACTAATCTACACGAAGAAATAAGACAAGGCTTGAATCAAGAGCAAACCGGCAACAATAGTGGAATGGATGTAGCCTTGGTAAGGTTACATAACTATACCCAAAATCAGGTAAATGTAGAGTTTGCAGGAGCAAAACGATCGTTGATTTATATACCAGCAGGCACCCCTGACTTACTCGAGCTCAAAGGTACCCGGAGGTCTATTGGAGGAGTACAAATAAATACAGATGCTTTTGAAACCCATCAGGTAATCCTGCCCCAAGGAAGTTATCTTTATTTTGGGTCAGATGGTTTGGCAGACCAAAATAATAAAAAGCGTAAGAAGTTTGGCGAAAAACGATTGAAGCAATTTATCAGGGATCATCATTTGTTGGCATTGGACCAACAAAAACAACTGCTAGAGCAAGCGCTACTCAAACATATGGAGGGCACTAAACAACGAGATGATATTTTATGGATTGGGATGCAAGTGTAA
- a CDS encoding LBF_2804 family protein, producing the protein MSQPTSENAKQRSLIDRVAFNYFIKMVKKQSVQAEDDYHILNDKEVKAIHQIRRWALAWSAALGVLGVLVLYLPIHFFPALFPSISMNLPWWGPAKVPVVSTIYSIVLVVIEVYFLTIVSLQAVHKMAKVCGFPNIDDPDYEKHLEGLYSIGMERESTEMANYGINPMAGLNKYYLMLVVVINRLKGTITNLLIKLLLKHLLGRVMLRLWINLAGIPVYAFWNAWATNTVLKEAKVRIMAPNMVIQLTDQLYELLKDDEEFKDFLFDALQFIAVIKRKFHHNHYFLVEKLILKFDIETKDQKALGRAQLIDRVNSINPEAREGIAKLFLFGMIIDGKLSLKEKKTLQELQQQGLITFDWATLKSWERSFVNGQGLEELLASKVLQNA; encoded by the coding sequence ATGTCACAGCCAACTTCAGAAAACGCTAAGCAACGGTCGTTGATAGACCGTGTGGCGTTTAACTACTTCATTAAAATGGTAAAAAAACAGTCTGTTCAGGCTGAAGACGACTACCATATACTCAATGACAAAGAGGTAAAGGCAATCCATCAAATCAGGCGCTGGGCACTTGCATGGTCAGCAGCCTTGGGGGTGTTGGGGGTGCTGGTGCTGTACTTGCCTATCCATTTTTTTCCAGCACTATTTCCCAGCATTAGTATGAATCTCCCTTGGTGGGGGCCTGCCAAAGTGCCTGTGGTGTCTACCATATATAGCATTGTACTGGTAGTAATAGAAGTCTACTTTCTTACCATTGTGAGTTTACAAGCAGTGCATAAAATGGCAAAGGTTTGCGGTTTTCCTAATATTGATGATCCTGACTACGAAAAACACCTCGAAGGGCTTTACTCTATAGGAATGGAACGCGAAAGTACCGAAATGGCTAATTATGGGATCAACCCTATGGCAGGGCTCAATAAATACTACCTGATGTTGGTGGTAGTGATTAACCGCCTAAAAGGTACCATTACCAACTTGTTGATCAAACTATTGCTTAAACATTTACTAGGGCGGGTGATGCTCCGGCTCTGGATCAATCTGGCAGGTATACCCGTGTATGCTTTCTGGAACGCCTGGGCAACCAATACTGTGCTCAAAGAGGCCAAAGTACGTATTATGGCACCCAATATGGTCATTCAACTTACCGATCAACTTTATGAATTATTGAAAGACGACGAAGAGTTCAAAGATTTTTTATTCGATGCGCTTCAGTTTATTGCAGTCATCAAACGAAAGTTTCATCACAACCACTATTTTCTGGTAGAAAAACTTATTCTTAAATTTGATATAGAGACCAAAGATCAGAAGGCACTTGGGCGGGCACAGTTGATTGACAGAGTAAATAGTATCAACCCGGAAGCACGCGAAGGCATCGCCAAACTTTTTCTATTTGGGATGATCATAGACGGTAAGTTATCATTGAAAGAGAAGAAAACCCTGCAAGAGTTGCAACAACAAGGACTTATTACCTTTGATTGGGCTACCCTCAAGAGCTGGGAACGTTCTTTTGTCAATGGACAAGGGTTGGAAGAGTTGCTGGCAAGCAAAGTTTTACAAAATGCCTAA
- a CDS encoding M14 family metallopeptidase: protein MKKTLLILLTISWLAPLVAQPTINLKYYLPQNIQYDTKIPTPKSVLGYEVGEWHVSHDQLVYYMRAIAQASDRVVLEEYARSHENRPLLILKITSPENHQNLEQIRQKHLELCDPAKAGGVNTDDMPVVVWSGHSIHGNEPSGSNAAILEAYYWAAAQGDAVNKVLDNTVILLDPCFNPDGLHRFATWANMHKSKNLVTDPASREFNEVFPRGRTNHYWFDLNRDWLPVQHPESQGRIKKFQEWRPNILTDHHEMGTNASYFFQPGIPARTNPLTPQMNQDLTAEIAKFHGKALDKIGSLYFTKEGFDDYYYGKGSTYPDIQGSIGILFEQASSRGHAQQSIHGVLRFPFTIRNQFTTAMSTVEAANALRKKLLDYQKNFHKNAPKGKTYVFGSNDKGRTYQLVKMMQQHKIEVHQAASDVTIQGQKIKKENAYVVPAGQAQSRLISGMFQVQTEYKDSLFYDVSAWTIPYAFGVPFQEGGSKGAKLEEVKFPTGKMKWAIGGQHNEVAYVFRWSNYYAPRALYRLQKKGIKTKVVTENFTFNVEGNSETFSYGSILVPVGVQKMSKNALFKEMEAITQQDGVDVYVLHKGLADKGRDLGSSSIRALHRPKVMVLAGQGVTSYDVGEVWHLLDTRYDMPVTIVDKYRFSRVNLAKYNVIVMVNGRYNDIDDDTQKIKNWVRKGGTLITIKGANRWAKNVGLASLKYVKKQPVKPIVHPYVTRRNRRGAQRIGGAIFEANIDITHPIGYGYERDKIPVFRNHELFVNKSISPYATPVYYTKTPLLSGYISKPNLKYLQNTASVIISKRGRGVVVSMLDNPNFRAFWYGTNKLFANAMFFGHIIGW from the coding sequence ATGAAAAAAACATTACTAATACTTCTGACTATCAGTTGGCTGGCACCCTTGGTGGCACAACCAACAATTAACTTAAAATATTATCTTCCCCAAAACATTCAATATGATACAAAAATACCTACTCCCAAATCAGTATTGGGTTATGAAGTAGGCGAATGGCACGTGTCGCACGATCAGTTGGTCTATTATATGAGGGCAATCGCACAAGCATCAGACCGGGTAGTGTTGGAAGAGTACGCCCGTAGTCATGAAAATCGCCCTTTACTGATTTTAAAGATTACATCGCCTGAAAACCACCAAAACCTTGAGCAAATTAGGCAAAAGCATCTAGAGCTTTGCGACCCAGCCAAAGCAGGAGGGGTAAACACCGATGATATGCCAGTGGTGGTCTGGTCGGGGCACAGTATTCATGGCAACGAGCCCAGTGGAAGTAATGCCGCCATTCTTGAGGCTTATTATTGGGCGGCTGCCCAAGGCGACGCTGTCAACAAAGTGCTTGATAATACCGTCATTTTGCTTGACCCCTGTTTTAACCCCGATGGTTTGCATCGTTTTGCTACTTGGGCAAACATGCACAAAAGTAAAAACCTGGTAACCGACCCTGCCAGCCGAGAGTTTAACGAAGTGTTTCCAAGGGGGCGTACCAATCATTATTGGTTTGACCTAAACCGTGACTGGTTGCCTGTGCAACACCCTGAAAGTCAAGGGCGTATCAAGAAGTTTCAGGAATGGCGCCCCAATATCCTGACAGATCATCACGAGATGGGCACGAATGCTTCTTACTTTTTTCAGCCTGGTATTCCGGCACGCACCAACCCCTTGACTCCTCAGATGAACCAGGATTTGACGGCTGAAATTGCCAAATTTCATGGCAAAGCACTCGATAAAATCGGGTCTCTTTATTTTACCAAGGAGGGATTCGATGATTATTATTATGGCAAAGGGTCTACTTACCCTGATATACAAGGCAGCATAGGAATTTTGTTTGAGCAAGCCAGTTCACGTGGACATGCGCAGCAAAGTATTCATGGAGTCTTGCGATTTCCATTTACCATTCGCAATCAGTTTACCACAGCGATGTCTACTGTAGAAGCGGCCAATGCTTTGCGTAAAAAACTGTTGGATTATCAGAAAAACTTCCATAAAAATGCGCCCAAAGGTAAAACTTATGTGTTTGGCTCAAACGATAAAGGCAGAACTTACCAGTTGGTAAAAATGATGCAACAGCACAAAATAGAGGTTCATCAGGCAGCGTCAGACGTGACTATCCAAGGACAGAAAATAAAGAAAGAAAACGCTTATGTAGTGCCTGCCGGACAAGCCCAGAGTCGTTTGATTTCGGGCATGTTTCAGGTGCAGACGGAGTACAAAGACAGCTTGTTTTATGATGTATCTGCCTGGACTATACCTTATGCCTTTGGGGTACCTTTTCAGGAAGGCGGTAGTAAAGGCGCTAAGCTTGAAGAAGTTAAGTTTCCAACAGGTAAAATGAAGTGGGCAATAGGTGGGCAACACAATGAAGTAGCTTATGTGTTTCGTTGGAGTAATTACTATGCACCTCGTGCCCTTTATCGTTTGCAAAAGAAGGGAATAAAGACTAAGGTAGTAACCGAAAACTTTACCTTTAATGTAGAGGGCAACAGCGAAACTTTTAGCTATGGCTCTATACTGGTACCTGTAGGTGTTCAGAAGATGAGCAAAAATGCACTTTTTAAAGAAATGGAAGCCATTACGCAGCAAGACGGCGTTGATGTGTATGTGTTGCACAAAGGACTTGCCGACAAAGGACGTGACCTGGGGAGCAGTTCTATACGCGCATTGCATCGGCCCAAAGTAATGGTGCTTGCCGGGCAAGGAGTCACCAGTTATGATGTGGGCGAGGTTTGGCATTTGTTAGACACCCGTTATGACATGCCCGTAACCATTGTAGACAAGTATCGTTTTAGTCGCGTAAACCTAGCCAAGTATAATGTGATTGTAATGGTAAACGGACGTTATAACGACATAGATGATGATACCCAAAAAATAAAAAATTGGGTACGAAAAGGAGGAACACTTATTACTATCAAAGGGGCTAATCGATGGGCAAAAAATGTAGGACTTGCTTCTTTGAAGTATGTGAAAAAACAGCCTGTTAAACCTATAGTACACCCTTATGTAACCCGCCGCAACCGACGTGGTGCCCAACGCATAGGAGGGGCAATATTTGAGGCCAACATTGACATTACCCATCCGATTGGCTACGGTTATGAACGAGATAAAATACCTGTTTTTCGTAACCATGAGTTATTTGTTAATAAAAGTATCAGTCCTTATGCTACCCCAGTATATTATACCAAAACCCCTTTGTTGAGTGGTTATATTTCTAAGCCTAACCTTAAATACTTACAAAATACCGCAAGTGTTATTATAAGTAAACGAGGCCGAGGGGTGGTTGTATCTATGCTTGATAACCCTAATTTTAGAGCGTTTTGGTATGGTACCAATAAGCTGTTTGCAAATGCCATGTTTTTTGGGCATATCATTGGTTGGTAA